The Amphiprion ocellaris isolate individual 3 ecotype Okinawa chromosome 6, ASM2253959v1, whole genome shotgun sequence genome contains a region encoding:
- the vdac3 gene encoding voltage-dependent anion-selective channel protein 3 isoform X1 → MAEKVGIVLQQDKTGKGKQAENKDHCVTCQQHAPKRHGTMAVPPAYSDLGKSAKDIFNKGYGYGVLKLDVKTKSQSGVEFATSGSNNTDTGKSGGHLETKYKVKELGLSFNQKWNTDNTLTTEITMEDQLAQGLKLGLDTSFVPNTGKKSAKLKTAYKRDFVNVGCDLDFDMAGPTVHAAAVLGYEGWLAGYQLAFDTAKSKLTQNNFALGYKAGDFQLHTNVNDGTEFGGSIYQKVNSNLETAVHLAWTAGSNNTRFGIGAKYQLDKDSSVSTKVNNACLVGVGYTHTLRTGVKLTLSALIDGKNVNGGGHKVGMGFELEA, encoded by the exons ATGGCAGAGAAAGTGGGGATTGTGCTGCAGCAGGACAAGACAGGAAAAGGCAAGCAGGCAGAGAACAAAGACCACTGTGTGACATGTCAGCAACATGCACCCAAGAGACATG GCACAATGGCTGTTCCTCCTGCATACTCAGACCTGGGAAAATCTGCCAAAGACATCTTCAATAAGGGCTATG GCTACGGAGTGCTGAAGCTAGATGTTAAGACCAAGTCTCAGAGTGGTGTT GAGTTTGCCACCTCCGGCTccaacaacacagacacaggGAAGTCAGGAGGCCACCTGGAGACCAAGTACAAAGTGAAAGAGCTGGGCCTCAGCTTCAACCAGAAATGGAACACAGACAACACTCTCACCACAGAAATCACCATGGAGGACCAG CTGGCTCAGGGCCTGAAGCTCGGTCTGGACACGTCATTTGTGCCCAACACTGG CAAGAAGAGTGCCAAACTGAAGACCGCCTACAAGCGGGACTTTGTGAATGTGGGCTGTGACCTGGACTTTGACATGGCGGGTCCCACTGTCCATGCAGCTGCTGTGCTGGGCTATGaaggctggctggctggttacCAGCTGGCTTTCGACACTGCCAAATCCAAACtgactcagaacaactttgccCTTGGGTACAAGGCTGGTGACTTCCAGCTTCACACCAATGT TAACGACGGCACAGAGTTTGGTGGCTCCATTTACCAAAAGGTGAACAGCAACTTGGAGACAGCGGTCCATCTGGCCTGGACAGCAGGCAGCAACAACACACGCTTTGGGATTGGAGCCAAGTACCAGCTGGATAAGGATTCCTCTGTGTCT ACCAAGGTCAACAACGCCTGCCTCGTCGGTGTTGgatacacacacaccctcagGACAG GAGTGAAGCTCACCCTCTCGGCTCTGATTGACGGGAAGAACGTGAACGGAGGCGGACACAAAGTGGGCATGGGCTTCGAGCTGGAGGCGTAA
- the vdac3 gene encoding voltage-dependent anion-selective channel protein 3 isoform X2 — MAVPPAYSDLGKSAKDIFNKGYGYGVLKLDVKTKSQSGVEFATSGSNNTDTGKSGGHLETKYKVKELGLSFNQKWNTDNTLTTEITMEDQLAQGLKLGLDTSFVPNTGKKSAKLKTAYKRDFVNVGCDLDFDMAGPTVHAAAVLGYEGWLAGYQLAFDTAKSKLTQNNFALGYKAGDFQLHTNVNDGTEFGGSIYQKVNSNLETAVHLAWTAGSNNTRFGIGAKYQLDKDSSVSTKVNNACLVGVGYTHTLRTGVKLTLSALIDGKNVNGGGHKVGMGFELEA; from the exons ATGGCTGTTCCTCCTGCATACTCAGACCTGGGAAAATCTGCCAAAGACATCTTCAATAAGGGCTATG GCTACGGAGTGCTGAAGCTAGATGTTAAGACCAAGTCTCAGAGTGGTGTT GAGTTTGCCACCTCCGGCTccaacaacacagacacaggGAAGTCAGGAGGCCACCTGGAGACCAAGTACAAAGTGAAAGAGCTGGGCCTCAGCTTCAACCAGAAATGGAACACAGACAACACTCTCACCACAGAAATCACCATGGAGGACCAG CTGGCTCAGGGCCTGAAGCTCGGTCTGGACACGTCATTTGTGCCCAACACTGG CAAGAAGAGTGCCAAACTGAAGACCGCCTACAAGCGGGACTTTGTGAATGTGGGCTGTGACCTGGACTTTGACATGGCGGGTCCCACTGTCCATGCAGCTGCTGTGCTGGGCTATGaaggctggctggctggttacCAGCTGGCTTTCGACACTGCCAAATCCAAACtgactcagaacaactttgccCTTGGGTACAAGGCTGGTGACTTCCAGCTTCACACCAATGT TAACGACGGCACAGAGTTTGGTGGCTCCATTTACCAAAAGGTGAACAGCAACTTGGAGACAGCGGTCCATCTGGCCTGGACAGCAGGCAGCAACAACACACGCTTTGGGATTGGAGCCAAGTACCAGCTGGATAAGGATTCCTCTGTGTCT ACCAAGGTCAACAACGCCTGCCTCGTCGGTGTTGgatacacacacaccctcagGACAG GAGTGAAGCTCACCCTCTCGGCTCTGATTGACGGGAAGAACGTGAACGGAGGCGGACACAAAGTGGGCATGGGCTTCGAGCTGGAGGCGTAA
- the ikbkb gene encoding inhibitor of nuclear factor kappa-B kinase subunit beta, which yields MKRVPLQQPQSCGPWELKERLGTGGFGNVTRWQNKDTEEQIAIKQCRQELSERNKERWCLEIQIMRRLDHINVVAAREVPEGMEKLMATNDLPLLALEYCQGGDLRKYLNLLEHCCGLREGSVLILLRDISSALMYLHKKRIIHRDLKPENIVLQQGEKRLIHKIIDLGYAKELDQSSLCTSFVGTLQYLAPELIERQRYTVTVDYWSFGTLVFECITGFRPFLPTWQPVPWHNKLSQKQDNDIVVYEDLSGEVRYSMHIPQPNSLNSLLLEKLESWLQLMLKWCPQKRGKDDSDRSSDCFSQLELILQLKLVHVLNMMTAKILTYSVSDDETVANLQLRIEKDTNILAANQELLLEAGIALEPNGLVTQCAIDYTEVDGRRTDLPLVFLFDRSSCNYEPQFAPRTLPENIRFVQTDPTKLLAYSALRRTCGQAWHTIRSLKEDWQRLQQGQKAAIMSLLRHNSSLSKQKNEMVSMHQRLTAKLDFFTTSLHIDMDKYQEQTATGIASEKLVAVWREMELTAISCGQAKVAELEEEMMQLQPDIVDVQRQPWRSGEALDTLEGKAMELFRKLREKPRDQRCQGDSQEVVRLVLQAVQFYERKLRDFYTHLSKTAVCRQRVMELLPKVEGVVQKMAESEQVLMSLQEKRQRELWFLLKVACSKVRSPVSGSPDGLRTPSSVPPLLTPRQSLQQFDESLVEESRTFESRLQSLLHDTIQESESSMEMLREWTWLNGSQSFSSDLS from the exons GTTGGATCACATTAATGTGGTCGCAGCCCGAGAAGTTCCTGAAGGAATGGAGAAACTGATGGCCACCAATGACCTGCCGCTGCTGGCCTTGGAGTACTGTCAGGGCGGAGATCTGAGAAAG taTCTGAACCTGCTGGAGCACTGCTGTGGACTGAGGGAGGGCTCCGTTCTGATTCTGTTACGTGATATTT CGTCTGCTCTAATGTACCTCCATAAGAAGAGGATCATCCACAGAGATCTGAAACCAGAGAACATTGTGCTGCAGCAGGGAGAGAAGCGA tTGATCCACAAGATTATAGATCTCGGCTATGCTAAAGAGTTGGACCAGAGCAGCCTTTGCACGTCGTTTGTTGGAACGCTGCAGTACTTG GCTCCAGAGCTCATTGAGAGGCAGAGGTACACGGTCACTGTGGACTACTGGAGCTTCGGCACTTTGGTGTTTGAGTGTATCACAGGATTTCGGCCTTTTTTACCAACCTGGCAACCTGTTCCCTG GCACAATAAACTCAGCCAGAAGCAGGACAATGACATTGTTGTCTACGAGGACCTGTCTGGGGAAGTCCGCTACTCCATGCATATACCACAACCCAACAGCCTCAACAG TCTGTTATTAGAGAAGCTGGAGAGTTGGCTGCAGCTGATGCTGAAGTGGTGTCCTCAGAAAAGAGGCAAAGACGACAGCGATAGATCCAGCGACTGCTTCTCCCAGCTGGAGCTCATACTGCAACTCAAG CTGGTTCACGTCCTGAACATGATGACCGCTAAGATCCTGACGTACTCAGTCTCGGATGATGAGACTGTGGCCAACCTGCAGCTGAGAATAGAAAAAGACACCAACATTCTGGCGGCCAatcaggagctgctgctggaagcgGGGATCGCCTTGGAGCCTAATGGGCTGGTCACGCAGTGCGCCATAGATTATACA GAGGTGGATGGACGACGAACAGACTTGCCGCTGGTCTTCTTGTTTGATCGCTCGTCTTGCAACTATGAACCCCAGTTTGCTCCTCGAACGCTTCCTGAAAATATCCGCTTCGTCC AAACCGACCCAACGAAGCTCCTGGCTTACAGTGCTCTGAGGAGGACTTGTGGCCAGGCGTGGCACACCATCCGCTCTCTGAAGGAAGACTGGCAAAGACTGCAGCAGGGCCAGAAAGCCGCCAT CATGAGCCTGCTGAGACACAACTCCTCGCTGTCCAAACAGAAGAACGAGATGGTGTCCATGCACCAGAGACTCACTGCCAAACTGGACTTCTTCACCACCAGCCTTCACATTGACATGGACAAGTACCAGGAGCAGACAGCCACTGGGATCG CGTCAGAGAAACTGGTGGCTGTGTGGAGGGAAATGGAACTAACTGCGATCAGCTGTGGTCAG GCCAAGGTGGCTgaactggaggaggagatgatgcAGCTGCAGCCAGACATAGTGGATGTACAGAGGCAGCCGTGGAGGAGCGGAGAGGCCTTGGACACACT TGAAGGAAAAGCCATGGAGCTGTTCCGCAAACTCCGAGAGAAACCCCGAG ACCAGAGGTGCCAAGGAGACAGTCAGGAAGTGGTTCGTCTGGTGCTTCAGGCTGTGCAGTTCTACGAGAGGAAGCTCCGAGATTTCTACACACACCTCAG taagaCAGCTGTGTGCCGTCAGCGTGTGATGGAGCTGCTGCCGAAGGTGGAGGGCGTGGTGCAGAAAATGGCAGAGAGCGAACAGGTCCTGATGAGTCTGCAGGAGAAGCGTCAGAGGGAGTTGTGGTTCCTGCTCAAAGTGGCCTGT AGTAAAGTTCGCAGCCCGGTCAGTGGGAGTCCTGATGGATTACGAACGCCTTCGTCAGTGCCGCCGCTGCTGACGCCCAGACAGAGCTTACAGCAGTT TGATGAGTCTCTTGTGGAGGAGAGCCGGACGTTTGAGAGTCGCCTCCAGAGTTTGCTGCACGACACCATCCAGGAATCAGAGAGCAGTATGGAG ATGCTGAGGGAGTGGACGTGGCTGAATGGATCCCAGAGCTTCTCCAGCGACCTCTCCTAA